The genomic stretch CGAGGTACGCGGGCCGCAGGGCGCTGCCGTCCAGGGTCTCCTCGCGCGCGGCGAGCAGGCCGGACACGTCGCCCAGCAGCCAGTTCGCGAGTTTCTGGGCGTCAGGACGGGGTTGCGCGGTCAGCGCCTCGTCGAAGAAGCGCGACAGGGGCACGCTGAGGCTCAGGGTCTGCGCGTCCGCCGCGCGCACGCCCGCCGCGAGGTACCGCTCGAGCTTCTGCGCGGGCAGCTCGGGCATGCGCTCACGGACGCGGGCGATCCACTCGGGCGTGATGTCCAGCGGCGGCAGGTCCGGCTCGGGGAAGTAGCGGTAGTCGGCCTCGCCCTCCTTGGTGCGCATCAGGAACGTCTTCTGCCCGCCCTCGTCCCAGCCGAGGGTGTCCTGCGTGATGCGCCCGCCCGCGTCCAGAATGCGCGCCTGCCGCGCCGTCTCGAACTCGATGGCGCGGGCCACGCTGCGGAACGAGTTGAGGTTCTTCACCTCGCACTTCGTGCCCCACGGCTCGCCGGGCCTGTGCAGGCTGAGGTTCACGTCGCAGCGCATCTTGCCTTCCTCGGGCGTGGCGTCACTGACACCCAGCGCCTGCGCGATGGCCTGCACGCTCTCCAGGAACGCGCGGGCCTGCTCGGCGCTCACGATGTCGGCCTCGGTGACCATCTCCAGCAGGCTGGACCCGGCGCGGTTCAGGTCCAGCATCGAGTACGGCGCATATGTGGGGTGCGTGAGTTTCCCCGCGTCGTCCTCCAGGTGCGCGCGCTTGATGCGGATGCGGTGCGTGGTCCCGTCCTCCAGCGTCACGTCCAGGAACCCGTCGCGCGCGATGGGCCGGTCGTACTGCGACAGCTGGAAGTTCTTCGGGGCGTCCGGGTAGAAGTAGTTCTTGCGGTGAAACTGCGTGAAGCCCGACACATCGCAGTTCAGGCCCAGGCCGAACATCATGGCGAGTTCCACCGCCTCGCGGTTCAGGGTCGGCAGGGTGCCCGGCAGGCCCAGCGTGAAGGGATCGGTGAAGGTGTTGGGCTCCGCCCCGTGGTACTCCTGCGGGCACGCGCTGAAGATCTTCGATTTCGTCTTCAGTTGCAGGTGAACTTCCAGACCAATGACCGCCTGATACGCCATGACGCGCAGGATACCGCCGCGGGGCGGGAAACCCGGCGCTCAGGACTAGGAAGGCGTCCACTCAGCGCCCGGCGGCGCACGCCCCCGTGAGTTCCGGGCGGTACTCGAAGTGCATGGTGTCGAGGTGGTACCAGCGCCCGCCCCAGATCCAGCCGTGCCGCTCGAAGGTGTGCACCAGCCCCGCCGGGAACTGGTTGCGCCAGGGAATGCCGCGCTGCCCCTCGCGGAAGCCGCTCCACTGCCAGTACGCCGCGCGGGTGGTATTCAGGTCGATGGCCGCGCCGAACGAGTGGACGCTGCGCCGGGACGTGCCCGCCACCGTGCGCCACAGGAACGCGCCCGCGCTGGGCGTCAGGAACGCGCGCCACTCCGGGTGCGCCGCCAGTTCCTGCGCGACTGCCCGCAGCGAGTCGGCCGCTCCGTTCACGCGCGTGACCCGCAGCGGCTGCCCGAACCAGTCCACGGTCACGAGGTTCGCGCGCACGGCAGGGTCGGACGCGCCGTACATCTTCCGGAAGAGGGGCTCGAAGCGGGCGCGGCCCGGATCACTCAGGTACGCGGGCGCCGTCAGGGGCGCGCAGGCGGGGTACGCGGCGTCCAGCTGATCGAGCAGGCCCGGCGCGTCCAGTCGCCCCGGGTAGGTGGTGGCCGCGCTGCGCTTCAGGGACATGCGTGTGCCATCCCACCACACCAGCGCGCCGCCCTCCACGCCCCGCAGGAACGCCGGGTACGCCGCCACCAGCCGCTGCGCGGCGGCCGACTCGG from Deinococcus soli (ex Cha et al. 2016) encodes the following:
- the gatB gene encoding Asp-tRNA(Asn)/Glu-tRNA(Gln) amidotransferase subunit GatB, with translation MAYQAVIGLEVHLQLKTKSKIFSACPQEYHGAEPNTFTDPFTLGLPGTLPTLNREAVELAMMFGLGLNCDVSGFTQFHRKNYFYPDAPKNFQLSQYDRPIARDGFLDVTLEDGTTHRIRIKRAHLEDDAGKLTHPTYAPYSMLDLNRAGSSLLEMVTEADIVSAEQARAFLESVQAIAQALGVSDATPEEGKMRCDVNLSLHRPGEPWGTKCEVKNLNSFRSVARAIEFETARQARILDAGGRITQDTLGWDEGGQKTFLMRTKEGEADYRYFPEPDLPPLDITPEWIARVRERMPELPAQKLERYLAAGVRAADAQTLSLSVPLSRFFDEALTAQPRPDAQKLANWLLGDVSGLLAAREETLDGSALRPAYLAALVGLIDAGTISGKIAKDLLPDVLAGHDPATLVQERGLSVVTDTAAIDAAIDAAMAADPATVEKVRGGNAKAMNALFGPVMKAMGGQAKPEVVRERLTAKLGLS
- a CDS encoding M15 family metallopeptidase, producing the protein MQRRAVWTCLLGACLGWASALTPAESAAAQRLVAAYPAFLRGVEGGALVWWDGTRMSLKRSAATTYPGRLDAPGLLDQLDAAYPACAPLTAPAYLSDPGRARFEPLFRKMYGASDPAVRANLVTVDWFGQPLRVTRVNGAADSLRAVAQELAAHPEWRAFLTPSAGAFLWRTVAGTSRRSVHSFGAAIDLNTTRAAYWQWSGFREGQRGIPWRNQFPAGLVHTFERHGWIWGGRWYHLDTMHFEYRPELTGACAAGR